Part of the Nicotiana sylvestris chromosome 2, ASM39365v2, whole genome shotgun sequence genome, TATAAGCAATAACATCAATCCAGTAAAATTTCATAAGTGGAGTCTGAGGAAGGTAATGTGTGCGCAGACCTTATCTCTACTCAATGGaacagagaggctgtttccgatagacctttGGTTGTTACTGTATATAAAATAAATCCTTACTTTAGTTGAGACAGTTTGTCAACTAAATGTCAGCATATTAAATCTATACGTTTTTTGGTGGTGCAGGTGATCCTTGAGACCTCCAGATTAGCAACAATAGTAAATGGAGTTCTAAGGAAAACCACTCAAGATATGGAAATAAATGGTAAGAATTTTAAGTAAAATCTCATGCATATTAttattagtattattattattttttgagtgTTTGCTTTAATTATGGGCATCAGGTGCAAGGCTAAATATTTTTCTAATTTAGACTCattaaaatctttaaaataatGAAGGATGTATAATATATGATCATCTTTTTGTTATGGACCCTATAATACCAAAGTTCCACATGGCACACCTACCATTCCAGCCTATACAGTTCCCCTCATGACCCATATGTCGTCTTAATGAGTAGTTCTAATCTGTAAACTTtttgtgaaaaagaaaatagtatAATTCCCCCATTATTATTTCCTATCAAACTTTTCTAATTTTAATGTGTATTTTTTTAGGATACATTATTCCCAAAGGATGGAGAATATACGTATACACGAGGGAGTTGAATTATGATCCAAGGCTTTATCCTGATCCTTATGCATTCAACCCATGGAGATGGCTGGTTAGTATTAATTAATTGCGcgaccaaaaaaaaagagagaattatgtttaaattaatttttaattggaatTAACAAATATTTGTGTTGCTAATTGTAGGATAAGAGCCTGGAAAACCAAAATTCGTTCTTGGTATTTGGTGGAGGTACTAGACAATGTCCTGGGAAAGAACTTGGTGTAGCAGAAATTTCTACATTTCTTCATTACTTTGTTACAAAATACAAATGGGAAGAAGTAGGAGGAGATAAACTGATGAAATTTCCCAGAGTTGAAGCACCAAATGGTCTACGGATTAGAGTTTCAACTTACTAACTATTATTTCATGAATGTACAGAGGCAAAAAAAAAAGGCCCCGAAAATATTTGTAGGCAGTAATCTGAGAGTAACAGGGATGTATATCTTATTGTTCCCGCTAACACGATGATGAATTAAACACATTTTTTGCAGAGATACTACTGTGCAATTACGACCAATTACTTCAAAGTAACCTTCATATAGCACAAATATATGCAAGTTAACAaataaaatgaaaatgaaattcaTTAAAAATCAATGATCAACGTAGAAATAGCACCCACTTGTTGCTTTTTGGCCCtgtaatttaaaaatagccactgTTATAAAGTCTAAAATGTGGCTATTTATGAATTTTACCCATGTTTTACAGTCAGGAGAGCCCATATATAATGGGCTGAACTGAACTTATTCTACGTTGCAAAATGTGGGCCGGCCATTTAGATTCAAAGCCCATTAACTGCTGTTTAATTCCGTGTAATTGGCATCGGTTTCGGTGGGTCTTCCAAATATAGTTGTAGTTAAAgcaaacaaattatatatatatatatatatatataaatgaattATTATGTGTCTTAAATTTGTTATGTACGCTCCCAGAAATTGAAGTCTGCAGCTAAAGTAGCTCTGGATGTTACTTTTAAATCAGAATAATGAACTTCAAAAGCTCAATTTCAACGCACTTTTGCACCTTTCCTTAATCTCAACTCTTAGTTTAAAAAGCCTTAAACATTACGTTTCCCTTTCGTTAATATGTAGCCAACAGCTCTAACTTTTTAATAAGTAAAATACTTCTCTGTAATTAGTATCTTAAGATGGCAAAAGAGCCATACTCGAGCGAAAAGAGACTTATACCTATTATTCTTTTGTGATAGTACTCCGTAGGCAACTAATCAAAAAAAAATGTACATATACTTTAAGGGGTGGTTGGGTTCGGGATTATAATGCAGGGTTGTTTGGGCGGTAATTAATAATGAAGAGGTATCTATACAGTGATTAATAATGAAGATATTGTTAAACATAAATTACTTATATTTAAAGGTCTATTTGTCTTTAAATAATTTAATCCTTGCACTGTTAATACATGTAttcttattttatattttattatccCGCATAAATAATATATCGATACACACATAACTTAACATGGTTATAATTTAAGACTGCAATGTGGCTATTACTTTTTTCTTCTGCGGTCAATCGAAGAGTATATTATCTTGTACGAAATTTTATGTTCGATTAATAGGTGTACACGCACCCAATGCGATAAATAAGCATAGGGCCATGTTCCCAAAAACGCCGGGGACGGGCAAATATTGCACCTTTTGACAAAGTCCTTAACCATATTAACCCCCTTTTCCACACCCCACACTTGTCACCACCTTTACTCAAACTCTATAGTATAAAAAGCTCGTCCTCTTTGCCTTTCTCACTAAATTGTTTCCATTgcaaagcaaaaaataaaataaaacactcATAACGTTTGATTGTAAAAAAATTCGAGTCTCTAACATGGCTGCAGCTGCACCCCCACTGAAAGATGAGCTAGACATTGTGATTCCCACAATTAGAAACCTTGATTTTCTTGAAATGTGGAGACCGTTTTTTGAGCAATACCATCTTATTATTGTCCAAGATGGTGATCCTTCTAAGACCATTAAGGTCCCTGATGGTTTTGATTATGAGCTCTATAATCGAAATGACATTAACAAGATCTTAGGTCCTAGGGCCTCTTGCATTTCATTCAAGGACTCTGCTTGTCGCTGCTTTGGTTACATGGTCTCCAAGAAGAAGTATATCTACACCATTGACGATGATTGCTTCGTGAGATCGCTTTCCTCCTTAATATAATTCTTTCTTCTCGTTATTGCTAAAAGTCAATATCTTTGAACGTTCAAGAGTATTACTAGCATATTTTACTTATATGATAGATTTAAGAGTATGGACTTTATTTGTGTTTACCATGATTTTATGCATGTGAACACTCACGACACAAAAGAATTTTTACCCTATCAAGTCATCTAAAAGATAACTAAAAGTAACTGCTCATAATAAGTTATTAATCGGCTGTGTGTACAGATTAAATCCTTTAAATTTATGTCTATGCTAGTGTTATTAGACATATGGATCTCAATGTGTATCACTGAATTCATGTGGCTTGATGAGGCTTACTTAGCGGCAGCAGATATTAACTAGTCTTACAAGTATAAAGCTAAAAATAGAATGGAGAAAACCAACAGAACGAAATGTTGATTTGCTGCTCAATGAATACTTTGTATATTTGTTTTTAATCTTCCCCTTAAtcatcacttttttttttttttagtattttgaCTTTGTTTCATTTTTGCAACAAAATCTGACCCTGAGTGTAGGTTGCTAAGGACCCAAGTGGGAAAGACATCAACGCGCTGCAACAGCACATAAAGAATCTTCTTTGCCCATCAACTCCTTATTTCTTCAACACTCTGTATGATCCATTCAGAGATGGCGCAGATTTTGTGCGTGGTTACCCTTTCAGCCTACGTGAGGGCGTGCCAACGGCAGTCTCCCATGGCCTCTGGCTCAATATCCCTGATTATGATGCTCCTACCCAACTTGTCAAGCCTCTCGAGAGGAACACTAGgtctctttatttatttattttaatgatttttttacTTATATACACAGACAGTGTTAATCATTTTAGACTATCAGTATAACTTAACCCATTGTAGCGCGTCATTGCCCCTATTCTAGGGTTACATAATCATGATTGTTCCATGCAGTGACCAAGCCAGAAATTTTATTTTGGGTGtccaaacttgaaataataataaaaaaaatctccgataaagggtgttcaatatatattatatatcacTAGAATCTAATGTTTTACCTATATATACAATATAACTTTTCGATGAAGAGTAGTCCACTGACCACCCTTAGGGCTATATACCTTAGCCCGTGGCTACATGTAGTTACCTTCTAATTG contains:
- the LOC104214320 gene encoding probable UDP-arabinopyranose mutase 1, yielding MAAAAPPLKDELDIVIPTIRNLDFLEMWRPFFEQYHLIIVQDGDPSKTIKVPDGFDYELYNRNDINKILGPRASCISFKDSACRCFGYMVSKKKYIYTIDDDCFVAKDPSGKDINALQQHIKNLLCPSTPYFFNTLYDPFRDGADFVRGYPFSLREGVPTAVSHGLWLNIPDYDAPTQLVKPLERNTRYVDMVLTIPKGTLFPMCGMNLAFDRDLIGPAMYFGLMGDGQPIGRYDDMWAGWCCKVICDHLGLGIKTGLPYIYHSKASNPFVNLKKEYNGIFWQEEIIPFFQNLNLSKESTTVQKCYVEMAKQVNEKLGKIDPYFVKLADAMVTWIEAWDELNPATKDSAKIPNGASK